In Rhizobium sp. BG4, the genomic stretch GGTCAGGATCGAAAGACGCGCAAGGATCTTCAATTCGGACATTCCCCCTCAGATGGCCGTTCGTGCACGAAGTGCCGCCGCCAACGTTCCCTCATCGAGATAATCAAGCTCGCCGCCGACCGGCACGCCATGGGCGAGACGGGTGATCTTCACCTCGAGCCCGGAGAGCTGGTCGGTTATATAGTGCGCTGTGGTCTGCCCTTCGACGGTGGCGTTGACGGCGATGATCAGCTCGCGGATGCCGCCCTCGCCGACCCGATCGATCAGGCCGCGGATGTTGAGATCATCGGGCCCGACGCCATCGAGCGGCGACAGCGTGCCGCCGAGAACGTGGTAGGCGGCGTTCATGGCGCCGGCGCGCTCCAGCGCCCAGAGGTCGGACACGTCCTCGACGACGATGATGACGGATTGGTCGCGGTGGTCATCGGTGCAGACGGTGCAGGGATCGACAGTATCGACATTGCCGCAGCGCGAGCAGACCTTCACCTTGTCATAGGCATCGCCCATGGCATGGGAGAGAGGACCGAGAAGCTGGTCCTTCTTCTTGATCAGATGCAGCGCGGCGCGGCGCGC encodes the following:
- the recR gene encoding recombination mediator RecR, which produces MAKRVTGPEIEKLIQLLAKVPGLGPRSARRAALHLIKKKDQLLGPLSHAMGDAYDKVKVCSRCGNVDTVDPCTVCTDDHRDQSVIIVVEDVSDLWALERAGAMNAAYHVLGGTLSPLDGVGPDDLNIRGLIDRVGEGGIRELIIAVNATVEGQTTAHYITDQLSGLEVKITRLAHGVPVGGELDYLDEGTLAAALRARTAI